Proteins encoded within one genomic window of Romeriopsis navalis LEGE 11480:
- the menB gene encoding 1,4-dihydroxy-2-naphthoyl-CoA synthase: protein MDWQPVKEYEDILYYKADGIAKIVINRPHKRNAFRPKTVVELYDAFANAREDSRIGVVLFSGMGPHTDGKYAFCAGGDQSVRGEGGYIDEGGMPRLNVLDLQKLIRSMPKVVIALVAGYAIGGGHVLHLLCDLTIAADNAIFGQTGPKVGSFDGGFGASYMARVVGQKKAREIWYLCRQYDAAAALEMGLVNTVVPIEQLEAEGIQWAQEILEKSPIAIRCLKAAFNADCDGQSGLQELAGNTTMLYYMTEEGSEGKQAFLEKRQPDFRKYPWLP, encoded by the coding sequence ATGGATTGGCAGCCCGTTAAGGAATATGAAGACATCCTCTACTACAAAGCGGATGGCATCGCCAAAATCGTGATCAATCGGCCCCACAAGCGCAATGCGTTTCGGCCGAAGACGGTGGTGGAACTCTACGATGCCTTTGCCAATGCCCGGGAGGATAGTCGGATTGGGGTGGTGCTATTTTCCGGCATGGGACCCCATACCGATGGCAAGTATGCGTTCTGTGCCGGGGGCGACCAGAGTGTACGCGGTGAGGGCGGCTATATCGATGAAGGGGGGATGCCCCGGCTAAATGTGCTGGATTTGCAGAAGCTGATTCGATCGATGCCCAAGGTGGTGATTGCGCTGGTTGCGGGTTATGCGATCGGGGGTGGCCATGTGCTGCATTTGCTGTGTGATCTGACAATCGCCGCCGATAATGCGATTTTTGGGCAAACAGGGCCGAAGGTGGGCAGCTTTGATGGCGGCTTTGGGGCGAGTTATATGGCGCGGGTCGTCGGTCAGAAAAAGGCGAGAGAGATTTGGTATCTCTGCCGTCAGTATGATGCGGCGGCGGCGTTGGAGATGGGGTTGGTGAATACGGTGGTGCCGATTGAGCAACTGGAAGCGGAAGGGATTCAGTGGGCACAGGAGATTTTGGAGAAAAGCCCGATCGCGATTCGCTGTCTGAAGGCGGCGTTTAATGCTGACTGTGATGGACAGTCGGGTTTGCAGGAGCTCGCGGGCAACACGACGATGCTCTACTACATGACGGAGGAAGGCTCGGAAGGGAAGCAGGCATTCTTGGAGAAACGCCAGCCAGACTTTCGCAAGTACCCTTGGCTACCCTAA
- a CDS encoding peptidoglycan-binding domain-containing protein: protein MATVIQLKKPFLRAGSRGAFVRELQELLQKYARFVHNRAISPGPIDGVFGPRTQAAVMNFQGQVFLPQMGVVADYTWKALYNRAPVDMPTVSRGSQGELVEQLQLRLKLAGYYRGAIGGHYGQFTYAAVRNFQRDMRLMQDGDVGEKTWYALSKVVMPSSW from the coding sequence ATGGCTACAGTAATTCAACTCAAGAAGCCCTTCCTCCGCGCTGGTTCCCGAGGTGCATTTGTGCGGGAGCTCCAGGAATTGCTCCAGAAATATGCCCGCTTCGTGCATAACCGCGCCATCAGCCCAGGACCGATCGATGGGGTATTTGGTCCACGCACCCAAGCGGCGGTGATGAATTTTCAGGGACAGGTGTTTTTGCCACAGATGGGTGTGGTGGCAGACTATACCTGGAAAGCGTTGTATAACCGTGCGCCGGTGGATATGCCAACGGTGAGTCGCGGCAGCCAGGGGGAATTAGTTGAGCAGTTGCAACTGCGACTGAAGCTAGCGGGTTACTATCGCGGGGCGATCGGGGGACATTATGGTCAATTCACCTATGCCGCTGTCCGGAATTTTCAGCGAGATATGCGGCTGATGCAGGATGGGGATGTGGGTGAAAAAACCTGGTATGCCTTGAGCAAAGTTGTGATGCCCAGCAGTTGGTAG
- a CDS encoding DODA-type extradiol aromatic ring-opening family dioxygenase: MNHLPTLFLSHGAPDLAIHQGATQDFLQVLPEAFPRPKAILVISAHWHSRTTMVSGMTNPATIHDFSGFASELYAMQYKAPGSPQLAIQIQTLLEQSQIPCRINPDRGLDHGAWVPLMLMYPAADIPIVQLSINYEQTPEYHWKIGQAIAILRHQGVLIIGSGSMTHNLAHMADDYDTNAPHWVKQFDQWMQDSITQLDRQRLINYRRDAPYAAENHPTEEHLLPLFVVIGAAGKSANARQIHQNYTYSVLSMAAYAFN; encoded by the coding sequence ATGAACCATTTACCGACACTATTTCTCTCCCATGGCGCACCGGATTTAGCAATTCATCAAGGTGCAACCCAAGATTTCCTCCAAGTCCTACCGGAGGCATTCCCCCGTCCAAAAGCAATTTTGGTGATTTCCGCCCATTGGCATAGCCGCACCACGATGGTGAGTGGCATGACCAACCCTGCAACCATTCATGACTTCTCAGGCTTTGCCAGTGAACTCTATGCGATGCAATACAAAGCACCTGGGTCACCGCAACTCGCAATACAGATTCAAACCTTACTGGAACAATCCCAGATTCCTTGCCGAATCAATCCCGATCGCGGGCTCGATCACGGAGCCTGGGTGCCGCTAATGCTGATGTATCCCGCAGCCGATATCCCGATCGTGCAGCTCTCGATCAACTACGAACAGACACCGGAGTACCACTGGAAAATCGGTCAGGCGATTGCCATCCTGCGCCATCAGGGGGTTCTAATTATCGGCAGTGGCAGCATGACCCATAACTTAGCCCATATGGCCGATGATTATGATACCAATGCTCCACATTGGGTCAAACAATTTGATCAATGGATGCAAGATTCGATTACACAATTAGATCGGCAACGGTTAATCAACTATCGACGCGACGCACCCTATGCCGCCGAGAATCATCCCACGGAGGAGCATTTATTACCGCTGTTTGTGGTGATCGGGGCAGCTGGTAAATCAGCCAATGCGCGACAGATCCATCAAAACTACACCTACAGCGTACTGAGCATGGCCGCTTATGCGTTCAATTAA
- a CDS encoding cytochrome b has translation MTSPNQTRASKPPRRSNSAFLHLMSIHWWMARLYVLLLAGGWGMVHVPLPQDGRDFAYDLHKSLGILTLIFLAWRVVILIQVWWRKYTKRPPQVTPAWLHKVMLHTLLYLFMGCVPITGVWLSNAYKAHNVKFFGIAIPDLFPQNTDTVEIARNLHFWLAYSFFALTILHLIAQWKVVRAHWRQVQKFIQIRLLSR, from the coding sequence ATGACATCCCCAAATCAAACCCGCGCATCCAAACCACCGCGTCGATCGAACTCGGCTTTTCTGCACCTGATGTCAATTCATTGGTGGATGGCACGGCTCTATGTCCTCCTCCTAGCCGGTGGCTGGGGCATGGTGCATGTGCCATTGCCCCAGGATGGACGCGATTTCGCCTACGATTTGCACAAATCCCTCGGGATTCTGACATTGATTTTCCTCGCTTGGCGGGTCGTCATACTGATTCAAGTCTGGTGGCGAAAATATACAAAGCGTCCGCCTCAAGTGACACCGGCTTGGCTGCACAAGGTCATGCTGCATACGCTGCTCTATCTGTTTATGGGGTGCGTACCGATCACCGGGGTATGGCTCTCCAATGCCTACAAAGCCCACAACGTCAAATTCTTTGGCATTGCTATCCCCGACTTGTTTCCACAAAATACCGACACCGTGGAAATCGCCCGGAATCTCCACTTCTGGCTGGCCTACAGCTTTTTCGCATTGACTATTTTGCATCTAATTGCCCAGTGGAAAGTCGTCCGGGCCCACTGGCGGCAGGTGCAGAAATTTATTCAAATTCGACTGTTATCACGTTAA